In one window of Leptospira sp. GIMC2001 DNA:
- a CDS encoding carboxyl transferase domain-containing protein — translation MDILTTKIDSNSEDFKENKEFLIQRSKDIRSLVDKVKLMGGDKSIQRHKSRGKLTARERIRSLIDKNTAFLELSTLAAYDVYPDDVPSAGIITGIGIIEGIECVIVANDATVKGGTYYPLTVKKHVRAQEIAKQNKLPCIYLVDSGGAFLPMQDEVFPDKEHFGKIFYNQAQMSALGISQIAVVMGSCTAGGAYIPAMSDESVIVKGTGTIFLGGPPLVKAATGEVVTPEELGGADVHCRMSGVTDHFAENDDHAIEITRSIVRNINSPKKNLVKKIEYRDPLYPADDIYGIIQKDTRKSSDVREIIARLVDGSEFQEFKKLYGNTIICGFAHIYGYPVGIVANNGILFSESALKTAHFIELCDKRNIPLLFLQNITGFMVGKKYENNGIARDGAKMVTAVSTTRVPKLTVIIGGSYGAGNYGMCGRAFNPNFLWMWPNAKISVMGGEQAASVLATVKKDQMSKEGIVWTDDEESKFKEPILSDYESKSSSVYSSARLWDDGIIDPIDTRSVLGIALSVVEGQEREKHGFGIFRM, via the coding sequence ATGGATATCCTCACAACCAAAATAGATTCAAACTCGGAAGATTTCAAAGAAAATAAAGAATTCCTGATTCAACGTTCTAAGGATATTCGAAGCCTTGTCGACAAAGTAAAGTTAATGGGTGGAGATAAATCTATTCAGCGCCATAAATCTAGGGGTAAGCTTACAGCTCGTGAACGCATACGAAGTCTAATTGATAAGAATACGGCATTTTTGGAACTTTCTACTCTTGCGGCATATGATGTCTATCCTGATGATGTACCGTCTGCGGGTATCATTACGGGAATAGGAATTATCGAAGGAATTGAATGTGTCATTGTTGCAAACGATGCAACAGTGAAGGGAGGCACCTACTATCCGTTAACCGTGAAGAAGCATGTTCGGGCTCAAGAAATTGCAAAACAGAATAAGTTACCTTGCATATATCTCGTTGATTCAGGTGGTGCATTTCTACCAATGCAAGATGAAGTTTTTCCAGACAAAGAACATTTTGGCAAAATATTTTATAATCAAGCACAAATGTCTGCATTGGGGATTTCTCAGATAGCGGTTGTTATGGGGAGCTGTACTGCAGGCGGTGCTTATATTCCAGCGATGTCCGATGAATCTGTTATTGTAAAAGGAACTGGAACCATTTTTCTAGGAGGGCCTCCTCTCGTGAAGGCTGCAACTGGAGAGGTTGTTACACCTGAAGAACTCGGTGGAGCCGATGTTCATTGTCGAATGTCTGGAGTAACGGATCATTTTGCTGAAAATGATGATCATGCTATCGAAATAACTCGAAGTATTGTTCGTAATATCAATTCACCGAAGAAGAACTTAGTAAAAAAAATTGAATATCGTGATCCTTTATATCCGGCTGATGATATCTATGGGATCATTCAAAAAGATACTCGCAAAAGTTCCGACGTTCGAGAAATTATTGCTCGATTGGTAGATGGATCAGAGTTTCAAGAATTCAAAAAATTATATGGCAATACTATTATCTGTGGATTTGCTCATATATATGGTTATCCAGTTGGAATTGTAGCTAATAATGGAATTTTATTTTCGGAATCTGCATTAAAGACCGCTCATTTTATTGAACTTTGTGATAAACGAAATATTCCTCTGCTCTTTTTGCAAAATATCACTGGCTTTATGGTTGGGAAAAAATACGAAAATAACGGAATTGCTCGTGATGGTGCCAAAATGGTGACGGCTGTATCAACAACTAGAGTTCCAAAGTTGACTGTAATTATTGGTGGATCTTACGGCGCAGGAAATTACGGTATGTGCGGTCGAGCATTCAATCCGAATTTTCTCTGGATGTGGCCGAATGCTAAAATTTCTGTGATGGGTGGTGAACAAGCTGCAAGCGTTCTTGCCACTGTCAAAAAAGATCAAATGTCAAAAGAAGGTATCGTTTGGACGGATGACGAAGAGTCAAAATTCAAAGAACCGATTCTTAGCGACTATGAATCGAAATCATCTTCTGTTTATAGTTCTGCACGTCTATGGGATGACGGTATCATTGATCCAATTGATACGAGAAGCGTTCTAGGAATTGCTTTGTCTGTGGTTGAAGGACAAGAACGTGAAAAGCACGGGTTTGGAATTTTCCGGATGTAA
- a CDS encoding P-II family nitrogen regulator has protein sequence MKLIVAIIQPHKVEEVKAELTKHEIYRLTVSDVQGYGQQKGKTEVFRGHEYQVNLLRKVRLEIAVNDEFAKATVDAILKGAKTGEGKIGDGKIFILPLEDAIRIRTGEKGSSAI, from the coding sequence ATGAAATTAATCGTAGCGATCATTCAGCCTCATAAGGTTGAAGAAGTAAAAGCTGAACTAACCAAACATGAAATTTACCGATTAACCGTAAGTGATGTTCAAGGATACGGCCAACAAAAAGGAAAAACAGAAGTTTTTCGTGGCCATGAATATCAGGTCAATTTGCTCCGCAAAGTGAGATTGGAAATCGCAGTAAATGACGAATTTGCGAAGGCAACAGTTGATGCAATTCTGAAAGGTGCAAAAACTGGAGAAGGAAAGATTGGAGATGGTAAAATTTTCATTCTACCATTGGAAGATGCAATCCGCATTCGAACTGGTGAAAAAGGAAGTTCAGCGATTTAA
- a CDS encoding STAS domain-containing protein — MEIIHRTFDSIPVLDIIGEVDLYNAREVKEAIDSIVKQQMYEIIVNLEKVPFMDSSGIGTLVTGMYKLKKYHGNLKVTGVSGSVAKVFKLTGMESHLEIHSSVEEAVKSFKQN, encoded by the coding sequence ATGGAAATCATCCATAGAACTTTTGATTCAATACCTGTCCTAGATATCATTGGTGAGGTAGATTTGTACAATGCCCGCGAAGTAAAAGAAGCGATTGATTCAATTGTTAAGCAACAAATGTATGAGATCATCGTGAACTTAGAAAAAGTTCCATTCATGGATTCTTCTGGCATTGGAACTTTGGTTACAGGTATGTATAAGCTCAAGAAATATCATGGAAATCTCAAGGTTACAGGAGTATCCGGTTCAGTGGCTAAAGTTTTCAAGCTTACTGGGATGGAAAGCCATTTAGAAATCCACTCTTCTGTAGAAGAAGCAGTTAAGTCTTTCAAGCAGAATTAA